A DNA window from Eremothecium cymbalariae DBVPG#7215 chromosome 3, complete sequence contains the following coding sequences:
- the PFK1 gene encoding 6-phosphofructokinase subunit alpha (similar to Ashbya gossypii AEL208W), giving the protein MSMEAVYGVGFTSLTTAEEDKYKATIKFYQELGFSIVKIYDKFKNHDNGVIASGTTHGSRKETWLESFKLSEMDARGFRVPQQEASNPEQSDGILLKIRLVSEISTVGGQSFDVRYYSAVFEEAAEKFPERTAVGDNAFKVKDPLGNVITITNVPRLEDGLHGPAKVLDAAHFTAKKDAETEEHEELSALRKSLGVTGIPDYGSADGKMKKRIAVMTSGGDSPGMNAAVRAVVRAGIYYRCDVFAVYEGYEGLLKGGDLLKKMQWSDVRGWLSEGGTLIGTARCMGFKQREGRKKAAANLIERGIDALVVCGGDGSLTGADLFRSEWPSLVEELVAEGRFTSRQVAPYKNLTIVGLVGSIDNDMSGTDSTIGAYSALERICEMVDFIDATAKSHSRAFVVEVMGRHCGWLALMAGIATAADYIFIPERAAPYGKWQDDLKKVCQRHKLKGRRNITVILAEGALDNNLNPITAEEVKKSLVELGLDTRITTLGHVQRGGTAVAHDRWLATLQGVDAVKAVLEMTPDTPSPLIGILENKIIRMPLMESVKLTKQVATAIEAKDFEKAISLRDTEFIELYENFIATTIRDDGTEYVPEDERLKIAILHVGAPSAALNAATRAATLYCLSHGHKPFAILNGFSGLIQEGEVKELTWIDVENWHNLGGSEIGTNRCVAAEDLGTVAYHFQKNEFDGVIILGGFEGFKSLKQLNEAKEQYPIFNIPIVLIPATVSNNVPGTEYSLGTDTCLNSLVNYTDAIKQSASASRRRVFVVEVQGGHSGYVASFTGLVTGAVSVYIPEQNIDLKSIQEDLALLKENFRHDQGENRNGKILIRNEQASSIYSTEMIADIISESSKGRFGVRTAVPGHVQQGGVPSSKDRVAASRFAVKCVKFIENWNKCNMNTSRDNKLLGSRRSKNPTNDENSSAAVICVNGSTVSFKPIDKLWEYETNVELRKGREIHWAEFTKIGDILSGRSNLRKEITAAKKATLQI; this is encoded by the coding sequence ATGTCGATGGAAGCAGTATATGGAGTGGGGTTTACGTCTTTGACGACGGCGGAGGAGGATAAGTATAAAGCTACCATCAAATTTTATCAAGAGTTGGGGTTCTCTATAGTAAAGATATATGATAAGTTCAAGAACCATGACAATGGTGTTATTGCTTCAGGGACGACGCACGGATCGCGTAAAGAAACTTGGCTAGAGTCGTTCAAGTTGTCTGAGATGGATGCGAGGGGATTTCGTGTGCCCCAGCAGGAGGCGTCGAATCCAGAACAATCGGATGGTatcttgttgaagattAGGTTAGTTAGTGAAATTAGCACTGTCGGGGGTCAATCTTTCGATGTGAGGTACTACAGTGCTGTGTTTGAAGAAGCGGCGGAGAAGTTTCCTGAACGGACGGCTGTGGGGGATAATGCATTCAAGGTGAAGGATCCTTTGGGAAATGTGATTACTATTACGAATGTTCCACGCTTGGAGGACGGTTTGCATGGTCCTGCAAAGGTTTTGGATGCTGCGCACTTTACTGCTAAGAAAGATGCAGAAACGGAAGAACATGAAGAGTTATCAGCGCTGAGAAAAAGCTTGGGTGTTACAGGCATTCCTGATTATGGTAGTGCCGATgggaagatgaagaagaggattGCAGTGATGACTTCTGGAGGTGATTCACCGGGTATGAATGCTGCTGTGCGTGCAGTAGTGCGGGCTGGTATTTATTATCGCTGCGATGTGTTTGCGGTTTACGAAGGATATGAGGGGTTGTTAAAGGGTGGGGACctcttgaagaagatgcaATGGTCTGATGTGAGGGGCTGGTTGAGCGAAGGTGGTACACTGATCGGTACCGCACGTTGTATGGGATTCAAGCAGCGCGAAGGTAGGAAAAAGGCAGCAGCAAACTTGATTGAACGTGGTATTGATGCGTTAGTAGTCTGTGGAGGTGATGGGTCTCTCACTGGAGCTGATTTATTTAGATCTGAGTGGCCATCATTAGTTGAAGAGTTGGTTGCAGAAGGTAGGTTTACCTCCAGGCAAGTAGCTCCTTATAAGAATTTAACAATTGTAGGATTGGTGGGCTCAATTGACAACGATATGTCTGGTACAGACTCCACAATCGGTGCTTATTCTGCTTTGGAACGGATTTGCGAGATGGTTGATTTCATTGATGCAACAGCTAAATCACATTCTCGTGCgtttgttgttgaagttaTGGGGAGACACTGTGGTTGGTTGGCATTGATGGCAGGTATTGCTACTGCTGCTGACTACATCTTTATCCCAGAAAGAGCAGCTCCATACGGGAAATGGCAAGATGATCTCAAAAAGGTCTGTCAAAGACATAAACTAAAGGGACGTCGTAATATTACTGTTATTTTAGCGGAAGGTGCTTTAGACAACAATTTGAATCCAATAACCGCTGAAGAAGTCAAAAAATCTTTGGTTGAGTTGGGCTTGGATACTAGAATTACCACTTTGGGTCATGTTCAAAGAGGTGGAACCGCAGTAGCACATGATAGATGGTTGGCCACGTTGCAGGGTGTAGATGCTGTAAAAGCTGTATTGGAGATGACTCCAGACACGCCCTCACCACTGATTGGTATTCTGGAGAACAAAATTATTAGAATGCCTTTGATGGAGTCTGTCAAATTGACGAAGCAAGTTGCCACTGCTATCGAGGCTAAAGATTTTGAGAAGGCTATTTCTTTGCGTGATACAGAATTCATTGAGCTGTACGAAAACTTCATCGCTACTACTATTAGGGATGATGGAACTGAATACGTTCCGGAAGACGAAAGATTGAAAATTGCTATTTTGCATGTTGGTGCTCCCTCTGCAGCTTTAAATGCAGCTACCCGCGCTGCAACTTTGTACTGTTTGTCTCATGGCCATAAGCCATTTGCTATTTTGAATGGGTTTTCTGGTCTAATTCAGGAAGGTGAGGTCAAGGAATTAACTTGGATCGACGTTGAGAATTGGCACAACCTTGGTGGTTCCGAGATCGGCACTAATCGTTGCGTAGCTGCGGAAGACTTAGGTACTGTGGCGTACCACTTTCAGAAGAATGAATTTGATGGAGTTATCATTTTGGGTGGATTTGAAGGTTTCAAGTCTTTGAAACAGCTTAACGAAGCTAAAGAGCAATATCCTATTTTCAATATTCCTATTGTACTAATACCTGCCACTGTTTCCAATAACGTACCAGGTACTGAATATTCTTTAGGCACCGACACTTGTTTGAACTCTTTGGTGAATTACACTGACGCGATTAAACAATCAGCGTCTGCCTCCAGAAGGAGAGTTTTCGTTGTGGAAGTCCAAGGTGGTCATTCTGGATATGTTGCATCTTTTACTGGCTTGGTAACAGGTGCTGTGTCCGTTTATATTCCTGAGCAAAATATTGACTTGAAGTCTATTCAGGAAGATTTGGCTTTATTAAAGGAAAACTTTCGCCATGATCAGGGTGAAAACCGTAATGGTAAGATCCTCATCAGAAATGAACAGGCATCATCTATATATAGTACAGAGATGATTGCAGATATCATATCCGAATCATCAAAGGGCAGATTTGGCGTCAGAACTGCTGTTCCAGGCCACGTTCAACAAGGTGGTGTTCCATCCTCTAAAGATAGAGTCGCTGCTTCGCGTTTCGCCGTAAAATGTGTCAAATTCATTGAAAATTGGAACAAGTGTAATATGAATACTTCAAGGGACAATAAACTACTAGGTTCAAGACGCTCAAAAAATCCTACAAACGATGAAAATAGCTCTGCAGCAGTCATCTGCGTTAATGGCTCAACAGTATCCTTCAAGCCAATTGATAAACTATGGGAATACGAAACTAACGTAGAATTGAGAAAAGGTAGAGAAATTCACTGGGCTGAGTTCACCAAAATCGGAGATATTTTATCTGGCAGAAGCAATCTGAGAAAAGAAATCACGGCTGCAAAGAAAGCCACTTTGCAAATTTAA
- a CDS encoding uncharacterized protein (similar to Ashbya gossypii AEL207W) has translation MKQGASSNSKRFGSKANPSSKRGKVKKMRKSSLSRVQRNFSVFHNSSEHENKYANLSVVNSDGEEVILIEDDEVNDDESGVMQEIDLGEDEDSNEEYDEDGSSKSSYENAGKSSGNALDKNDDFIGFSSSDEEHGANGEHQSSDTSSSYEEETTEQEVSAPKVMQLNNDYPWILNHDHSKQKEIADWLTLEIKDFVSYISPNREEIRKRNDAITKIRKAVKSFWPDSDLHCFGSYATDLYLPGSDIDCVVNSKSGDKDNKNALYSFASYLRKNGLASQVSVIAKARVPIIKFVEPVSQIHIDVSFERTNGVDAAKIIRGWLGDTPGLRELVLTIKQFLYARRLNDVHIGGLGGFSIICLTYSFLKLHPRIICQDVDPLQNLGVLLIDFFELYGKNFGYDDVGIAVSADDAKYINKKDYPELTQNLRGSFNLVIQDPGDPCNNISRGTFNVRDIKKAFAGAFDLLANKCFELDAATFKVRLGKSILGNVIKYRGARRDFKDERGLVVNKAIQENEEFHQKRGRIVLSRDDDEFINISDEEDMYDIEEPPKKKSKKNTSNVAKSKDRKARQPPVLPPYTVHTGQNIKYESSDDYDPTGNDLVVIESRGADVNAHSSAKQNASSRSEGQIDKLMGLDDTEDKDDYQPVLANNHSDGAQEDDDQEDYVPKVDKETKRNYWLGKGQSM, from the coding sequence ATGAAACAGGGGGCAAGCTCTAATAGTAAAAGGTTTGGGTCCAAGGCGAATCCTTCGTCAAAGCGTGGCAAGGTGAAAAAGATGAGGAAGTCATCACTATCGCGAGTTCAAAGGAACTTTTCAGTGTTTCATAACTCCTCAGAACACGAAAATAAGTATGCCAATTTATCTGTTGTTAATTCAGACGGTGAGGAAGTCATACTGatagaagatgatgaggtaaatgatgatgagtcAGGTGTGATGCAGGAGATAGATCTTGgtgaggatgaagatagTAATGAGGAGTACGACGAAGATGGGTCGAGCAAGTCGAGTTATGAAAATGCTGGGAAATCCAGTGGTAACGCATTAGATAAGAACGATGACTTTATTGGATTTAGTTCGAGTGACGAAGAGCACGGGGCTAATGGAGAGCATCAAAGTTCAGATACTAGCTCTTCGtatgaagaagaaactaCCGAACAGGAAGTAAGTGCTCCTAAGGTTATGCAATTAAACAATGATTATCCTTGGATTTTGAACCATGATCATTCAAAGCAGAAGGAAATCGCTGATTGGTTAACATTGGAaattaaagattttgtATCATACATATCCCCGAACAGGGAAGAAATTCGAAAACGCAACGATGCAATCACAAAGATAAGGAAGGCGGTGAAGAGTTTCTGGCCAGATTCAGATCTACACTGCTTTGGTTCTTATGCCACTGATCTCTATCTACCTGGATCCGATATCGATTGTGTTGTTAATAGCAAGTCTGGAGATAAGGATAATAAGAATGCATTGTACTCTTTTGCATCATATTTAAGAAAAAATGGGTTGGCATCCCAGGTTAGTGTTATAGCGAAAGCTAGAGTGCCAATTATCAAATTTGTTGAGCCAGTTTCTCAAATACACATTGATGTTTCCTTCGAGAGAACTAATGGTGTTGATGCTGCTAAGATAATACGAGGATGGCTAGGTGATACCCCGGGTCTGCGTGAGTTAGTTTTAACAATAAAACAGTTTCTTTACGCACGGAGATTAAATGATGTGCATATCGGTGGTCTTGGTGGATTCAGTATTATTTGTTTGACTTATTCCTTCTTGAAGTTACACCCACGTATAATCTGTCAAGATGTAGACCCGTTGCAAAACCTAGGGGTGCTCTTGATCGATTTCTTTGAGCTTTATGggaaaaattttggatatgatgatgttggGATCGCCGTAAGCGCAGATGATgctaaatatatcaacaaGAAGGATTACCCAGAACTAACACAGAACCTTCGAGGTTCGTTCAACCTGGTAATACAAGATCCAGGTGATCCGTGTAACAATATCAGTCGAGGCACGTTTAATGTGCGAGACATAAAAAAGGCTTTTGCGGGTGCATTCGATCTGTTAGCGAATAAATGTTTTGAACTGGATGCAGCAACCTTCAAGGTTCGACTTGGGAAAAGCATATTAGGAAACGTCATAAAGTATCGGGGAGCAAGGAGAGATTTTAAGGATGAAAGGGGCTTGGTTGTGAATAAAGCTATTCAAGAAAACGAGGAGTTCCATCAGAAACGGGGGAGGATTGTACTCTCCAGGGATGATGACgaattcatcaacattaGTGACGAGGAGGACATGTATGATATAGAAGAACCGCCTAAAAAGAAATCGAAGAAGAATACCTCTAATGTAGCGAAATCTAAAGACAGAAAGGCTAGGCAACCTCCGGTGCTGCCTCCGTACACAGTACACACGGggcaaaatatcaaatatgaATCTAGTGATGACTACGACCCCACTGGTAATGATTTAGTTGTCATAGAGTCCCGTGGGGCGGATGTCAATGCTCACAGCTcagcaaaacaaaatgCTTCTTCCCGTTCTGAGGGTCAAATAGACAAGTTGATGGGACTCGATGATACTGAAGACAAAGACGACTACCAACCCGTTTTAGCCAATAACCACAGCGACGGTGCTCAGGAGGACGATGACCAAGAAGACTACGTTCCTAAGGTGGACAAGGAAACGAAGCGTAACTACTGGCTTGGAAAAGGCCAGTCGATGTAA
- the PTH4 gene encoding Pth4p (similar to Ashbya gossypii AEL206C) — translation MRVIYSGIVVAGVVVQGIRRMGFASRSWVRRYSTGKRVEKVDEECREWVRRLEWRGVPEDLYRTHYDRAGGPGGQNVNKVNSKCTLTINGFSVCEWVPLGVRRQLAEKGFRYYARAKDAVVVQCDTWRSREDNRKGCLQKLVKEIKAAVYFARPVSEEKVERWTKIHKDADRSRLKVKKLHGHKKKARTRITEF, via the coding sequence ATGAGGGTGATTTATAGCGGTATAGTGGTTGCAGGTGTGGTGGTGCAAGGGATCCGAAGGATGGGATTCGCAAGCAGGAGCTGGGTGAGACGTTATTCCACTGGGAAGCGTGTAGAGAAGGTTGATGAGGAGTGCAGGGAATGGGTGCGGCGACTGGAGTGGAGGGGGGTTCCGGAGGATCTATATAGGACGCACTACGATCGAGCAGGTGGACCGGGAGGACAGAACGTGAACAAGGTGAACAGCAAGTGCACGTTGACTATAAACGGGTTTTCGGTGTGTGAGTGGGTTCCGTTGGGAGTGCGGAGACAGTTAGCAGAGAAAGGATTTCGGTATTATGCAAGGGCCAAGGATGCGGTTGTTGTGCAGTGTGACACATGGAGGTCACGAGAGGACAATCGGAAAGGGTGTTTGCAAAAGTTGGTTAAGGAAATTAAGGCAGCAGTTTACTTTGCGAGACCAGTTTCTGAGGAGAAGGTGGAGCGATGGACGAAAATACATAAGGATGCGGATCGGAGCCGTTTGAAAGTTAAAAAGCTGCATGGGCATAAAAAGAAGGCAAGGACTAGGATCACTGAGTTCTAA
- the CLA4 gene encoding serine/threonine protein kinase CLA4 (similar to Ashbya gossypii AEL205W), translating into MSLSAAARDISESDFQDIGPAPKPPPMAFNQTKPLVDYMSQLDINGGKHSSGVAVNQQKIRPIQRKKSGWVSYKDDGLLSFLWQKRYMVLNDNYLSLYKGESGKEDAVLQISLTSIVSVSRNQLKQNCFEVVRSSERSVNSSTPSSPDSSSKKSVFIATKTELDLHNWLDSIFAKCPLLSGVSSPTNFTHKVHVGFDPETGSFVGMPFNWEKLLKHSRITGEDWNNNSAAVIQVLQFYQEYNNGTNAAPPSLPPGVQAPLTPVLAKSSSSQTLVNSVPSVNYRGGDMVPQRKAPTPPKQMVVASIPNSGKNYNNFSSPSVSGGATVIHPNVQITRQSSPKPPKSNIPNPTHDNHGYQQQKKLPVAGHPAAFSKDSEQSSSSKKLPAKPAKESLILRPSTSSTSVPLRVQPARNAPGRSAQQIAQSQSASTAAAAMALRAQHQSHQSHQSHQSQQPQKQPLQPIQPNVPPPPVREAPKKPADLAPVVPPVVKKKKAVRPMMSHTEIMEKLQAVTFNTDPTPFFQMIEKAGQGASGSVYLARRLKLPPYDENLDEDKQLICEVGNKVAIKQMILSKQPRKELIVNEILVMKDSQHKNIVNFLEAYLKTEDDLWVVMEYMEGGSLTDVIENSMGNETSESPMTEPQIAYIVRETCQGLKFLHDKNIIHRDIKSDNVLLDTHGRVKITDFGFCAKLTDKRSKRATMVGTPYWMAPEVVKQREYDEKVDVWSLGIMTIEMLEGEPPYLNEEPLKALYLIATNGTPKLKRPESLSLEIKRFLSVCLCVDVRYRASTEELLHHSFFETSCEPEELATLLKWKKQD; encoded by the coding sequence ATGTCGCTTTCTGCAGCAGCTAGAGATATTTCAGAGTCAGACTTCCAAGATATAGGACCGGCTCCCAAACCGCCTCCGATGGCGTTCAATCAGACGAAGCCTTTGGTGGACTATATGAGTCAGCTTGATATTAATGGTGGGAAGCATAGTAGCGGGGTTGCAGTTAACCAGCAGAAGATTCGGCCTATCCAGAGGAAGAAATCTGGGTGGGTATCGTATAAGGATGATGGGTTACTGTCTTTTTTATGGCAGAAGCGGTATATGGTATTGAATGACAATTACTTGTCGTTGTACAAGGGGGAATCTGGTAAGGAGGATGCGGTGTTGCAGATTTCATTGACGTCGATCGTTAGTGTTTCTAGGAATCAGCTGAAACAGAACTGTTTTGAGGTTGTACGTTCGAGCGAGCGGTCAGTCAACTCATCGACCCCGAGTAGTCCAGATTCCTCTTCGAAGAAATCTGTGTTCATTGCTACTAAAACTGAGTTGGATCTTCATAATTGGCTAGATTCGATTTTTGCTAAGTGCCCGCTGTTGAGCGGTGTGTCTTCTCCGACCAATTTTACACATAAGGTTCATGTTGGCTTCGATCCCGAGACTGGCTCGTTCGTTGGAATGCCTTTCAATTGGGAGAAGCTCTTGAAGCATTCGAGAATCACTGGTGAGGATTGGAATAACAATTCTGCAGCTGTTATTCAAGTTTTACAGTTTTATCAAGAGTACAACAATGGAACGAATGCAGCCCCCCCATCGTTGCCACCTGGCGTACAAGCACCACTAACGCCTGTTCTTGCGAAATCATCTAGTTCGCAGACGTTGGTGAATTCAGTTCCCTCTGTCAACTATCGTGGTGGAGACATGGTTCCTCAAAGAAAGGCTCCAACACCACCAAAGCAAATGGTGGTTGCATCCATCCCCAACAGTGGAAAGaattataataattttaGTTCACCATCTGTCAGTGGTGGTGCAACTGTCATCCATCCAAACGTTCAAATTACCAGACAAAGTTCACCTAAACCTCCAAAGTCAAATATTCCTAATCCGACTCATGATAATCACGGCtatcaacaacaaaaaaaactgcCAGTTGCAGGGCATCCTGCGGCGTTTTCAAAGGATTCAGAACAGAGttcatcttctaaaaagCTTCCTGCAAAGCCGGCGAAAGAGTCGTTGATACTTAGGCCGTCGACATCGAGTACTTCGGTGCCGTTACGAGTACAACCAGCGCGTAATGCTCCTGGTAGATCAGCTCAGCAGATAGCACAATCTCAGAGTGCAAGTACTGCCGCTGCTGCGATGGCATTAAGGGCCCAACATCAATCACATCAATCACATCAATCACATCAATCACAGCAGCCACAAAAACAGCCCCTACAACCAATTCAACCAAACGTGCCTCCTCCACCTGTACGTGAGGCACCTAAGAAGCCTGCTGATCTTGCACCTGTTGTTCCTCCGGTTGTtaagaaaaagaaggcAGTTAGGCCTATGATGTCCCACACTGAGATTATGGAAAAATTGCAAGCTGTCACATTTAACACCGATCCTACCCcatttttccaaatgatTGAAAAGGCAGGTCAAGGTGCTAGTGGTTCCGTATATCTTGCCCGAAGATTAAAACTACCACCTTATGATGAGAATCTCGACGAAGATAAACAGTTAATTTGTGAAGTGGGCAATAAGGTTGCCATAAAGCAGATGATTTTATCCAAGCAACCACGTAAGGAATTGATAGTCAATGAAATTTTGGTTATGAAGGATTCACAACATAAGAACATTGTCAACTTTTTAGAAgcatatttgaaaactgAAGATGATCTCTGGGTCGTTATGGAATATATGGAAGGAGGCTCCTTAACTGATGTGATTGAAAATTCTATGGGCAATGAAACTTCAGAATCTCCAATGACTGAACCTCAAATAGCATACATTGTTCGCGAAACTTGTCAAggtttgaaatttttaCACGATAAGAATATTATTCACAGAGATATTAAATCGGATAATGTTTTATTAGATACCCATGGCCGTGTGAAGATTACAGATTTCGGATTTTGTGCTAAGTTAACTGACAAAAGAAGCAAGAGAGCTACAATGGTCGGAACACCATACTGGATGGCGCCAGAAGTTGTAAAACAACGCGAATATGACGAAAAAGTGGATGTGTGGTCATTGGGTATTATGACAATTGAAATGTTGGAAGGCGAGCCGCCATACTTAAATGAAGAGCCGTTGAAGGCATTATATTTAATTGCAACTAATGGAACTCCTAAGTTAAAACGCCCGGAATCTCTGTCGTTAGAAATAAAGAGATTTCTAAGCGTTTGTTTGTGTGTGGATGTTAGGTATAGGGCTTCCACAGAGGAGCTTCTACATCATTCATTCTTTGAGACTAGCTGTGAACCGGAGGAGCTTGCTACATTACTGAAGTGGAAGAAACAGGATTGA